GTGTTTCGTGACGTCAGAGCTGTGCCGAAAGGTCTTCCCACACTGGCCGCACTGGAAGGGCTTCTCTCCCGTGTGAACTCTCTGGTGGCGGATGTGATCGGTCTTGTGCTTGAAGATGCGTCCACACTCACTGCACTCGTAAGGTTTCTTTCTCTGGAAAGGAATGAATACGGGAACCCCCTCAAAGTCATCTTTAAATGAGGCATCGAAAGCATCAAATATGTGGGCTTCGTCTTCAGGACTGAGGCTGGGTTCCTTACTGTGCCCTTTGGCCAGAGCGCTTCTCCTGTTGGGCGCTCTCCCTCCGGACACCTTCTCGTCTTCGACAGCGTCCCGCCGCAGGACTGCGTCCTCCTCTGGGCTCTGAGTCTTCTTTTTTTGGCCTGTGGGCTTTTCCATCTTTCTCTGCTCCTAGGAGTGGAAGAGTCATGGGAAGCCACTAAGGGTTACAGAGGAAGGCTGGGGCACAATTCTCCAGCCTTGCAGACTTCTTTCTTTGTAATCACTTCTTCAGAGATGTCTTGTTTTAGATACAActcttcacttctctgagcctgcaATCAAAGTTCGAACAGAAAATCTGCAACAGAAGGAAGAGTGGCACCTGTCCCTCAGCGCTGGAGAAGCCAGACTGTGAACATTAAATGCACGTCTGGAAAGACGCAATGAGCTCTTTCTGCACCAAGGGACTGCGGGGCGGGTCTAGGGAGTGTCCAAAAGTAAGGGGGGACGGGGCCCAGGGAGACATGGCCCGTTCTCTCCCCTGCTCATGTACTGACACCTGGacaccttttttaattttttttacagagacagagagagagattcagagagagggatagatagggacagacagacaggaacggagagagctgagaagcattaatcatcagtttttcgttgcgacaccttagctgttcattgattgctttctcatatgtgccttgaccgcgggccttcagcagaccaagtaaccccgtgctcaagccagcgaccttgggtccaagctggtgagctttttgttcaaaccagatgagcccgtgctcaagccggtgacctcggggtctcgaacctgggtcctccgcatcccagtccgatgccctatccactgcaccactgcctggtcaggactgATACCTGGACATTTAATGAGCATCTCAAACTGAACACCTGATTCCCCAGAACCCCTCCCAACTCTCTCAGATCGGTTTTCTCATCTCTGTCAATGTCATCCGCGTTTACTCAGTTGCTAACTAAGGAATCTTCTTCCTCTGCCAGGGGACGAGGTCTCCACACCTCTGTCTAGTAGGGTCTAATGTATACTGTGGACCAACACCTGCACTGCGGTCCCCAAACGCGTTTCTCGATCCTTCTCCACTTCCTGTATTTGGGACCAAACAACATTGCCTTTGGAGCTACAGGCTAAAGGGGCTACACGTGCCCCTCATGGAAAGTACCTCCCATCACCTAAGGCCTGGATTCCAAGCTGCATGAAACTCAGGGCTGGCTCCCTGGTGGCTGGCCCTGTTCCCAGCCTTGCCCCAACCCTCTCCTCATGGTCCATTCCCCACACAGCAGCCAGTAAACCCCATCACGTCCCTGGTCAAATCCTCAGTGGCTTCCCCCACACCTACAAGCCCTGTTCACCCCTGCCCCCTTCGGCCCTGGCCCATCACAGGGCCAacctctcactcctctctagCCATCCAGCCTTGTTTAGGTTTTCACACATGCCCAGTCCCTCCTATCTCAGAACCTGGCTACTTCCAGAAACAGGCCCCGAGAGCAGGCATTGGTGAGACTGGACcctcactcattcagagctcagcTCCGAGGACCCTTCTTAGAGAGGTGTCCCTGCCCCGACCGCCCTGACCACCCCTCCCCACTCACTGCTCCTTCATGCAGCTCTAGTTTTCCTTGCAGCGTTTCACCTGAGCTAACTCGTCCACGGAGGGCCCCGGTAAGCAAATAGGATCTGGCCTGTATGGTCTGAAAATCCGTTATTCCTGCTCCCAGATTCCACCCAGAAGCAGCCCAGTTTTACAAGTTCAAACAGGAAATCAGTTGGGCCCAGcgacaggtcaggcccaggggcTGCAcagcccacacagcatttgtcaGGAACCCTCATCTGTCTTTTCTGACCGCCCCCTTCTCCGTGCCCACTACCGGAATTCCAGCACGGAGCCTTCACAAGCTCAGGCTCTGTAACTGCTAGTGAGGGTAACCTATACAAGATTAGGAGACAGCACTGTCTTCTGAGCTCCGAAGAAAGCAGAGCATGCCCTGAGTTCTCAAGCCATCCCTGCAGAGGGCATCCTTAGCAGAGGAAACCTCATGGCTGTGCTGGGTACTCTTATCTGCAAGGGGTCCGCAATCCTGGCCGGCTGTCTTACCCCAAAATGTGGGACTCCGAGAGATAATATTCCCAGTGACAAAGGTGTTAAGGTATAAATACTTTGAATTCTTTGTTAGGTCAAAAGGGGGCATGTgagcttttcccttctctctcatgCATAGGCTCTACATAAAATGATTGCATGGCTTCCCCATCTTGACAAGGAGTGTGAGAGTCTGGTTTCTTCTAAATGAAGAGTTCGGATACACCCGACTTGAATGCAGGCAAACATCATTCTGAGAGTTCTCCTGGAGGTGGCTTCGGGGAGGAGACTGTCCTCAGCATCAAGTGGGAGCCAGAACtgaggatgaaagaaggtgatCTGGGCTCAGGGGAACATGCAGAAAGAAAGGGGCATCTCTCTGCTGGGGAGGGCAGAGAATCACAGACTCACTCAACCAGCCTGCAGTTTGAAGCTGGGGTCCagttttagtgaaaaaaaaagaaccaatatgAAAGCGCAGCGAACAATGGTGTCCTGGTCACCTGCCGCTCGCTCTCCAGGGCGGGTGTAAACTCACCTTGGCTCATGTCGACACCACTCGGACCCTGCACTCTTCGAGTTTGACACCTGTGCCGGAAGCCTGCGTGGGGCTCCTCTGCGCTTCAAGCACCGTTCCCCTCTCAGGATTCTTGTCACTCTTGACAATGAAGTGGCAGTCTCCCTATGAGGCGTGGGTTATTGAGGGCAAGACTGTGTCTTTTTTACCCCCAAATCCCTGGTTATTTGTCTAGAGCAGGTACTTATCGTTGCTCAGGAAAGTCTTGATTATCCTCTGCCCAAACCAGGTTGTCAGGTGCTTCACAGCAGAGACTGGAACCACTCGCTTATCTACGTGCTGTGCACACGAAGGAATAAAATCACTGTTAAAAACGGAAAAGACCAGAGATCATCGTCCGGGTCCTCTTATGTCACAGGCCTGTAGACACAAGTGACTGCTCCGGTGACACAGACAACTCAGCCCACGTTGCCAGAGCGGATGAGTGTCCCAGCCGGGTGCTGGTACCTGCTGTGCAACTTCGGTGTTTTTCTGCTCTCTGGACCGGACCTCTGGGAACACGCAGCTCTGGGCCCCCCGGGAAACCTCGctcgccctctcccctcccccgctgCCTGCAGGAGCTTGGGTCTCAGGGAGAGACCGCATCACCAGTGGGTTTGGGACCCAGGGGCAAACGTGCACTCAGTCTGCTGGGCCCTGGACTTCAGCGGCCAGCGGCTGTGCTGAGGCCGACGCGAGGGGCCCGGGTAGGGCAGCGCCCGCCCACGACAGAGCCTCGCCTGCCGCGCGCGCGCAGGGCGCGGGGCGACGCCTTCACTTCGGTTCGTGCGGGGCTGGTCCTAGCGCAGCCTCGCCCTCCGCCCGCGGCGCCTGGAGCGGAGGGCGGGAGGCCACCACCCTGGGCCGGGGGCCCACGCCGCGCCGGAGGGACTCAGGGAGCCCGCGGCTGAAGGCGGTACGGGAAGGAGCGCCACTCGCGATGAGCACCGAGCCGGCTCTCCGCGGCCGCCCAGCGGAGCTGCCCGCTCACAGGAACAGCCCGCCGGGGCCACGCCCCTTCCGGCGCCGCTCTAGGAAGCGAGGCTCCCGGCCTCTCGGTGGTGCGCCGCGGAGGGCTCGGCCCGCCGAGCCGGCCCCTCCCACGCCCCTTCGGTCCCGCTGGCCCCTCAGTCGCCGCTGCGCCCCCTCCTTCACCCCCGCACCCCTCACTCGGCCCAGCGCCCCACTCATCTCGGGTGTCTCTCTGGCAGGAGTGGTGACGGTGAGTGAGGAGGAACCACGAGTGGAGGCTTTCCCCACGTTACTCCATCCATAGCCCACCCACTCCCTTGTTGGAGGCGGGAGACCCAGCCCTGGTCCCGGGCAAGCCCGCTCGCTGCCCCTGAACACGACCCGGCGCTTCCCGCGTCTCCCTGGGGCGCCTCCTCTGGCGCCGAGGGCCCGCGTGCTGGACAGCGCCTGCCGCGTGGAGCGCGGGCTCCCCCAGCGGGACCCCCTCGGCAGTCAGGAGCCTGTGATGCGCACAGGCCGGCAGTGTCCGGGTCCCCTCTGCTCCGGAAAGTTCCTGGTAGAACCGGTGCGCTGACCTGTCCCGGTCCGTCGGCCCCTGCAGACCCCGGTCGTCACGGGGAGTAGGGGGCACTGCTTGGAAGATCTGTCCTCAGGAATGTCCTGCTTTGGGTCACCGCCTCATCCTCACCCCATTCTCAAGGTCGATAACAAGGGCGGGAAATGCATCCACGGCCACCTGCTTCCTGTGCTGGCAGAGGGAGCTCTTGAGGGGCCAAGACtgggtgggaggaggtggggggagcaaAGAATGGCAGGTGACCCAAGGGGTGCACGCGGCACACAGAACAAAATGGATCTGGGTGAGGGTGGGAGGGCGGAGGGGGACCCAGGGTTTTGGGGGAGAGTAGAGGCTGCATGGGAGGGGTGCGTAAAGAGGGTCTGTTCCTCCTGTGACCCCGGACCCAGGAGGCCACTGGCTCCAGCTGGCAGGTCGTGAGGGCCCGGAGAAGAAGAGAACACAGTGTCCTTGCTGCGTTTACTCCCAGTGTCAGGGCTGGGTGGGGGACACAGGGCCTTGATGTGACCCCAGGGGCTGCTTTCAGGGTGTGGGTGGTGAGGCAGCTTGGGAAGTGATCCTTCAGCCCAGAGGGCCGACCCAATGCCGGGGAAAGGAACAGGAAGGACAAAGGACACCTCCAC
The Saccopteryx bilineata isolate mSacBil1 chromosome 3, mSacBil1_pri_phased_curated, whole genome shotgun sequence DNA segment above includes these coding regions:
- the ZFP41 gene encoding zinc finger protein 41 homolog, encoding MEKPTGQKKKTQSPEEDAVLRRDAVEDEKVSGGRAPNRRSALAKGHSKEPSLSPEDEAHIFDAFDASFKDDFEGVPVFIPFQRKKPYECSECGRIFKHKTDHIRHQRVHTGEKPFQCGQCGKTFRHSSDVTKHQRIHTGEKPFKCSECGKAFNCGSNLLKHQKTHTGEKPYECKECGKTFAYSSCLIRHRKRHPRKKH